A genomic stretch from Arachis stenosperma cultivar V10309 chromosome 3, arast.V10309.gnm1.PFL2, whole genome shotgun sequence includes:
- the LOC130967119 gene encoding protein trichome birefringence-like 2, whose amino-acid sequence MNNTKRISSFSESFLSHRRKVFAGFGLVVASSLFIISLFFFLGTNNSVPKVEHVFVPPFYDTYYSSPCNNHFHPSNNVSHHETSTLASVSVHVKNNSTILVNSTTNENNRNNNATLHAHDEERVISRKTAGGGNSSRISKDSNFHDGGIRVVTNYSSVSGEGNNNGTEMKISSSLIISSPNNVGYEQSKKNVTGIIHDGLYENCNIFDGKWVRDDSKPYYPLGSCPFIDRDFDCHSNKRPDSEYVKWKWKPNGCHIPSLNASDFLERLRGQRLVFVGDSLNRNMWESLVCILRQSIKNKARVFEISGKREFKKKGVYAFRFEDYNCSVDFVMSPFIVQESTLKGKNGTFETLRLDLMDQTTKKYEDADIIVFNTGHWWTHEKTSKGEDYYQEGNHVYPRLKALDAYKRALTTWATWVDRHIDPNQTRVFFRGYSTTHFWGGQWNSGGQCHKETEPIFNETYLQKYPSKMRVVEYVIHNMKTPVVYMNISRLTDYRKDGHPSIYRKDYKPSTTDQNNSLFEDCSHWCLPGVPDTWNELLYVSLLKDARGTWKT is encoded by the exons ATGAACAACACCAAGAGGATTTCTTCATTCTCTGAGTCTTTTCTTTCACACAGGAGAAAAGTGTTTGCTGGTTTTGGTTTAGTTGTTGCATCTTCTCTTTTCATAATCTCATTGTTCTTCTTCCTCGGTACTAATAACTCGGTTCCCAAGGTTGAACATGTCTTTGTTCCACCGTTTTATGACACTTACTATTCTTCACCTTGTAACAATCACTTCCACCCTTCTAATAATGTTTCTCATCATGAAACTTCAACTTTAGCAAGTGTTTCTGTTCATGTGAAGAACAATAGCACTATTTTGGTGAATTCTACTACTAATGAGAATAATAGAAACAACAATGCAACCTTGCATGCACATGATGAGGAAAGAGTAATTTCAAGGAAAACTGCAGGTGGTGGGAATTCATCTAGGATCtccaaagattcaaactttcaTGATGGAGGAATAAGGGTTGTTACAAATTATTCAAGTGTTTCTGGGGAAGGGAATAACAATGGGACAGAAATGAAAATTTCTTCAAGTTTAATTATAAGTAGTCCTAATAATGTGGGGTATGAGCAAAGCAAGAAGAATGTAACTGGCATTATTCATGATGGTTTGTATGAGAATTGTAACATATTTGATGGGAAGTGGGTAAGGGATGATTCAAAGCCTTACTATCCATTAGGTTCTTGTCCCTTCATTGACAGAGATTTTGACTGTCACAGTAATAAGAGGCCTGATTCTGAGTATGTCAAGTGGAAGTGGAAGCCAAATGGTTGTCACATTCCAAG TTTGAATGCAAGTGATTTTCTGGAGAGGCTTAGAGGACAGAGGTTGGTTTTTGTGGGAGATTCCCTTAACAGGAACATGTGGGAGTCCCTTGTATGCATCCTTCGCCAAAGCATAAAAAACAAGGCACGTGTTTTTGAGATCTCAGGAAAAAGAGAATTTAAGAAGAAAGGTGTCTATGCTTTTAGATTTGAG GATTATAATTGCTCGGTGGATTTTGTTATGTCACCATTCATTGTTCAAGAGTCAACTCTCAAAGGCAAGAATGGGACATTTGAGACACTgaggctggatttgatggaccaaacaactaaaaagtatgAGGATGCTGATATCATAGTCTTCAACACAGGACATTGGTGGACCCATGAGAAAACATCTAAGGG AGAAGATTACTATCAAGAAGGGAACCATGTATACCCAAGACTTAAGGCTTTGGATGCATACAAGAGGGCTTTGACCACTTGGGCTACATGGGTTGACCGACACATTGATCCTAATCAAACCCGGGTTTTCTTCAGGGGATACTCAACTACACATTTCTG GGGAGGGCAATGGAACTCAGGAGGACAGTGCCACAAAGAAACTGAGCCAATATTCAATGAAACTTACTTGCAAAAGTATCCTTCAAAGATGAGGGTTGTGGAGTATGTTATCCATAACATGAAGACACCAGTTGTGTACATGAACATTAGCAGGCTCACTGATTACAGAAAAGATGGGCATCCTTCCATATATAGAAAGGATTATAAACCATCAACAACAGATCAGAACAATTCTCTATTTGAAGATTGCAGCCATTGGTGTTTACCAGGAGTGCCAGATACTTGGAATGAATTACTATATGTTTCTCTCTTAAAAGATGCAAGGGGAACTTGGAAAACTTGA